The Setaria viridis chromosome 6, Setaria_viridis_v4.0, whole genome shotgun sequence genome contains a region encoding:
- the LOC117860754 gene encoding uncharacterized protein: MAASKKARVVLAQPAAGAPPPPRPPHFSRVHGPVRGSGEEAAYRARLRYQALLQDYQELVKEAQAKKRRLHMERLSKQRLLAEVKFLRKRYKSMSENPSQTIVCRVRNPAMRPASRTAAAWADDAQHRSVQAIGSSSRSQPVHWRQDGSPTASQAIGSSSRSQPVHWKQDGSPRVSPVIDLNEACEPGYEEMEMGDHHGYPEPLAIDKVRRYPMEGDAAAVPSEVRIPAFWDARSPTGRAGKRKISWQDQLALRV, translated from the exons atggcggccagCAAGAAGGCCAGGGTCGTCCTggcgcagccggcggcgggggcgccgccgccgccgcgcccgccgcacTTCTCGCGCGTGCACGGCCCGGTCCGCGGctccggggaggaggcggcgtacAGGGCAAGGCTCAGGTACCAAGCCCTCCTCCAGGATTACCAGGAGCTCGTCAAG GAAGCCCAAGCAAAGAAGAGGAGGCTGCACATGGAGAGGCTCAGCAAGCAGAGGCTTCTGGCTGAAGTCAA ATTCTTGCGGAAGAGATACAAATCCATGTCTGAAAACCCATCTCAGACAATTGTGTGTAGAGTGAGGAATCCAGCAATGCGGCCTGCATCTCGGACTGCTGCTGCTTGGGCTGATGACGCTCAGCACCGGTCGGTTCAAGCAATTGGGAGTTCGAGCAGGAGCCAGCCGGTGCACTGGAGACAAGATGGTTCTCCAACGGCATCTCAAGCCATTGGGAGTTCCAGCAGAAGCCAGCCGGTGCACTGGAAACAAGATGGTTCTCCAAGGGTGTCTCCGGTGATTGACCTCAATGAGGCCTGTGAGCCG GGTTATGAAGAGATGGAAATGGGTGATCATCATGGTTACCCGGAGCCTCTTGCCATCGACAAGGTGAGGAGGTACCCGATGGAAGGTGATGCCGCTGCCGTTCCTAGCGAGGTGAGAATTCCTGCATTCTGGGATGCCCGGAGCCCGACGGGACGAGCTGGGAAGAGGAAGATTTCATGGCAGGATCAGTTGGCCCTGAGAGTATAG